One window of the Candidatus Woesearchaeota archaeon genome contains the following:
- a CDS encoding toprim domain-containing protein has protein sequence MMAQNALEFINGWLQELADSGKLIVVEGKKDRAALQRLGITNVFSLDKKPLFQAVEEISAISDKVVLLTDLDNEGKKLYSRLNTDLQRHGVQIDNYFREALFRRTALRQIEGLDTYVYNLGK, from the coding sequence ATGATGGCTCAAAATGCACTGGAATTCATCAATGGGTGGCTGCAGGAACTTGCAGATTCGGGAAAGCTTATTGTCGTAGAGGGAAAAAAGGACCGTGCTGCCTTGCAGCGCCTTGGCATAACCAATGTTTTTTCCCTTGACAAAAAGCCACTGTTTCAGGCGGTGGAGGAAATTTCAGCCATCTCAGACAAGGTGGTCCTGCTCACGGACCTGGACAATGAAGGCAAAAAACTGTACAGCAGGCTGAACACAGACCTTCAGCGGCACGGCGTGCAAATTGACAATTATTTTAGGGAGGCATTGTTCAGGCGAACTGCCTTGAGGCAAATTGAGGGGCTTGATACCTATGTGTACAACCTGGGAAAATGA
- a CDS encoding NFACT family protein, which translates to MELTSLDLHFLAEELQYMVNSKINKIYQPNPESILLQIHVPAVGKKIVNILLPSLIFISDEKEAQPEAPSGFPMLLRKRLYNARIRQVSQHGFERVLTFRLEVAPEGNKAEYFLIIELFSKGNVILCDSGFKIISLLKEQALKNRPLQRGITYAYPKKKYSPLGIEPGQIAEMASNSRHDSIVKTIAIELSMGGANAEKVCEMAGIGKNISKINPDAAARLAEAIRMVLLEKQHGNYNSWAMSQWKAAEAAEESRVSPAVAKLERMMAIQMKNIQELESEIAENNQKADYLYLKYQEVSGFLNSIRDARKKMPWKQIEERLRKHKSVKSVDPSKGKVTLDL; encoded by the coding sequence ATGGAGCTTACTTCGCTTGATTTGCACTTCCTGGCCGAAGAACTTCAATACATGGTAAACTCAAAAATCAACAAGATTTACCAGCCCAATCCGGAAAGCATCCTCCTCCAGATACATGTACCGGCAGTCGGGAAAAAGATTGTAAACATCTTGCTCCCCTCGCTGATTTTTATTTCTGACGAAAAAGAAGCCCAGCCAGAAGCGCCCTCGGGATTTCCGATGCTGCTGAGAAAAAGGCTGTACAATGCAAGAATAAGGCAAGTCTCACAGCATGGCTTTGAGCGTGTCTTGACATTCAGGCTTGAAGTTGCGCCCGAGGGAAATAAAGCCGAGTATTTCCTGATTATTGAGCTATTCAGCAAAGGCAATGTCATTTTATGCGACTCAGGCTTCAAGATAATTTCCCTTCTCAAGGAACAGGCGCTCAAAAACAGGCCGCTGCAAAGGGGCATAACCTATGCTTATCCGAAGAAAAAATACAGCCCTCTTGGGATTGAGCCAGGCCAGATTGCTGAAATGGCGTCAAATTCAAGGCATGATTCCATAGTCAAGACAATTGCAATTGAGCTTTCCATGGGAGGCGCAAATGCTGAGAAAGTCTGCGAAATGGCAGGCATTGGCAAGAATATCTCAAAAATTAATCCAGATGCAGCTGCCAGGCTTGCCGAGGCCATAAGGATGGTTTTGCTGGAGAAACAGCATGGAAATTACAATTCCTGGGCCATGTCGCAATGGAAAGCTGCAGAGGCAGCCGAGGAATCAAGGGTTTCGCCGGCAGTTGCAAAACTGGAGAGGATGATGGCCATACAGATGAAAAATATCCAGGAGCTGGAATCAGAAATTGCTGAAAACAACCAAAAGGCAGATTATCTCTATCTAAAATACCAGGAAGTCAGCGGGTTTCTCAATTCAATCCGCGATGCAAGGAAAAAAATGCCGTGGAAGCAGATTGAGGAAAGACTCAGGAAGCACAAATCAGTGAAATCAGTAGACCCATCCAAAGGAAAAGTGACGCTTGACTTATAG